The window CCGCGCAGATGACCGCGAGCATGGCAGCGCCAAACACACATGCCCATGCCTGTTTGAGCCCGAAGGCCAGGAACTCGGTCAGCCACCCGGCCGGCCCGTGACGCGGCAGCCGGGCCAGCGCGACGCGCAAGCGGGCATCGATCGCGCGTTCGGCCGAGGTGAGCGAGGCCGGTTCGACGGGGACGTGTCGCATCGCCCGAGGTTAGTGCTCTCGAAACGGCGACATCCGCGCCGGCGGCACGCGGATGGCCCACACGATCGCGACTTGCCGGACGGCGATGACGGCAGCAGCCGGCGGCACTGGAAGACCTACTGTGTTTCGTCGAGTGGGCCGCAGGACGGCGGTTCGTCTGGGTCGACGACGAGATGGCCGACGCCGAACGGACCTGGGTGGCGACGCACGACAACGCTGCCGTTTTCCTGCACCGCGTGTATCCCTGGCCGCCGTGACGCGTCAGGCCAGATCAGCCGATGCCGTCGACCGCGGCCCTGAGTGCATTGATCGACGGGTCCCAGCTGAAGTTCAGGACGGGGAGGCCGGAAGCGCCGGCATTGCTGTCGCCACCAAGGACCACCGCCCGCGGCTTGCCGGTGCCCTGGGGAACAACGAGGTACCAGTTGCCCTTCACATTCGCGATGAACACTTCATCTACCTCCTGGTCGGACGGGTTCGGGTTGGCGACGTCTCCGACGTAGTTCTCGAAATCCACCGTCGCGCGGAAATTCGTCGGACTGCCGGTGTTCAGCCAGAGACTCGTATGCACATGCGGCCCGACACCGCGGTCACTGCCGTTCGCCGAGGCGCCGGAGTACGCGATCGTCTGGCCTCGCGACACACGTTGCCCGGTCGAGACGGCGATCGTCGACAGGTGCAGGTGCCGGGTGTAGTTGCCATCATCGTGGGCCATCCCCACGACGCGCCCGGTCGCGGTGGAGGTGTCGGTCTTCACGTAACGGATGGTGCCGTTCGCCGCGGCCTTGACGGGAGTGCCGGTTCCGACCGCATAGTCGGTGCCCGGCTCTCCCGAGGGCGGCGTCCGGTTCCGGTGGTCTTGCCACGAGCTCGAGATCCGGACGTTTCCGCACGGCCTCTGATAGCTGCCGGCAGCCTGAGCGGAGCCGGGCAGCAGAGCAAAGGCGGCCGACACCCCGGATGCCGCCAACGCGGCGCCTGTGATGAACCCCCGTCTCGAAAGTCCACGCAGATAGGCGATGCCACCGAGATCCTCGGGCGGCAGATCGTGGCTGACACCCTGAGGAGGGTCAGGGCGAGGCTCCTCGCTGAGGATCATCGATGCAACCTAAGGCTACTTCCGTTGGAGGGCAAGGGTTTCCCTGCGATCGCTTTGGGGCGTCACGCGAGCCCTCTCCGTGAAGTAGCCAGGCCAGGGCATGCGTCTTCGTAGGTCACATTGCGCGTCGGTCGCTTCCAGGAAGATCGCCGGGTGGACCGGGCCGGTTGCTGCGTGCTTGGGCGACGCCCAGCCACTCGCTGCGCTGACGGCGGACCCGGCTGCGGCGATACCC is drawn from Micromonospora sp. NBC_01740 and contains these coding sequences:
- a CDS encoding M23 family metallopeptidase, which codes for MILSEEPRPDPPQGVSHDLPPEDLGGIAYLRGLSRRGFITGAALAASGVSAAFALLPGSAQAAGSYQRPCGNVRISSSWQDHRNRTPPSGEPGTDYAVGTGTPVKAAANGTIRYVKTDTSTATGRVVGMAHDDGNYTRHLHLSTIAVSTGQRVSRGQTIAYSGASANGSDRGVGPHVHTSLWLNTGSPTNFRATVDFENYVGDVANPNPSDQEVDEVFIANVKGNWYLVVPQGTGKPRAVVLGGDSNAGASGLPVLNFSWDPSINALRAAVDGIG